From the genome of Flexivirga aerilata:
TCGACCCCGCGGTGATGACCGACTTCAGCCCCGTGCTCGATGACGTCGCCGGCGAGGCACGCGCGCGCCTGTCAGTGATGATGGATGCACTGACCAACGACCAGAAAGACCGTGATGCAACTCGAGCCTGACGAGATCACCGCGATCATCACCCGCCTCAAACGCGCCAACGGACACTTGGCCTCCGTGATCCGGATGCTCCAAGACGGTGCGGAATGCGAGGATGCCCTCACCCAGCTGGCCGCCGTGAACAAGGCCATCAGCCGCGGCGGCTACGCCCTTGTCGCGACCGGGC
Proteins encoded in this window:
- a CDS encoding metal-sensitive transcriptional regulator; this encodes MQLEPDEITAIITRLKRANGHLASVIRMLQDGAECEDALTQLAAVNKAISRGGYALVATGLEHCIAEEGRDSVDTKKLEKLFLALA